In Alicyclobacillus macrosporangiidus CPP55, a single window of DNA contains:
- a CDS encoding response regulator transcription factor — protein MDAIRVVHRGHALYRTGAAAEVLGRIVQSPHEEPFSREGEEMEYLGERGDIGDVAEPLTDRELEVLQEMAWGLQN, from the coding sequence ATGGACGCCATCCGCGTGGTGCACCGCGGACATGCGCTGTACCGGACGGGGGCGGCCGCGGAAGTGCTGGGACGGATCGTGCAGAGTCCGCATGAAGAACCTTTCAGTAGAGAAGGAGAAGAAATGGAGTACCTCGGGGAACGCGGTGACATAGGAGACGTCGCGGAACCCCTCACCGACCGCGAATTGGAGGTATTGCAGGAGATGGCGTGGGGGTTACAAAACTAA
- the oxlT gene encoding oxalate/formate MFS antiporter, with translation MKESRTTIGSTRWVQLVLGIVCMMAISSPQYTWTLFVGDLQSRFDVGLTVLQVTFTLLVVVQTWFSPVQAYLIEHFGPRRLIAFGGVLTGFSWVLAAFAQSVFALYLSYGVMGGLGTGIVYVGIVGLMVRWFPDRRGLASGLVAAGYGMGAILTTFPITHSLKAYGYASTLVWFGVVQGMVVLVAAQGLKKPPTTSVVSDKRDRGDAQEVSFATDTHDMSHPPQVVLRTPLFWLMFLMMSLLSTSGLMITSEVGPFAKDFGVSGALVFGMSALPLSLTLSRLANGLTRPFFGWVSDRIGREATMTLAFTLEAGAILLLLGLRNHPVAFVLLTSLAFFGWGEIFSLFPATLTDTFGPRYATQNYGFLYIAQGIGSLLGGPFSAYLREVTGSWTPVFLLVASLDLLTAFLAFVVLRPARARWAQRTTGSRSLPVRMEGVEG, from the coding sequence ATGAAGGAGAGCCGTACGACCATCGGATCGACCAGGTGGGTCCAGTTAGTTCTTGGAATTGTGTGCATGATGGCCATCTCCAGTCCTCAGTACACCTGGACGTTGTTTGTGGGGGATTTGCAGTCGCGGTTCGATGTTGGGCTGACCGTGCTCCAGGTGACATTCACGCTGCTGGTGGTAGTTCAGACATGGTTTTCACCGGTGCAGGCTTATCTGATTGAGCATTTTGGTCCGCGCCGTCTGATTGCCTTCGGAGGGGTGTTGACAGGATTCAGCTGGGTATTGGCTGCCTTCGCGCAAAGCGTGTTCGCGCTCTATCTGTCCTACGGGGTGATGGGGGGGCTCGGCACTGGCATCGTCTACGTGGGCATTGTCGGGCTGATGGTCCGGTGGTTTCCGGATCGACGCGGTTTGGCGAGCGGTTTGGTCGCGGCCGGATACGGAATGGGCGCAATTCTGACGACGTTTCCCATCACCCACAGTTTGAAGGCCTACGGATACGCCTCAACCTTGGTTTGGTTTGGCGTTGTTCAGGGGATGGTGGTTCTTGTCGCCGCCCAGGGTTTGAAGAAACCACCGACGACGTCTGTCGTTTCCGACAAACGGGATCGCGGTGACGCCCAAGAGGTCTCGTTCGCCACGGACACGCACGACATGAGCCATCCGCCGCAGGTGGTGCTGCGGACGCCACTGTTTTGGTTGATGTTCCTCATGATGTCTCTTCTGTCCACGAGCGGATTGATGATCACGTCGGAAGTGGGCCCGTTTGCCAAGGATTTTGGGGTCAGTGGAGCACTGGTCTTCGGGATGAGCGCCCTGCCGCTGTCGCTGACGCTTTCACGTCTGGCGAACGGTCTGACTCGGCCCTTCTTTGGATGGGTTTCCGACAGAATTGGACGTGAAGCCACGATGACATTGGCATTCACGTTGGAGGCGGGTGCGATTCTGCTGTTGCTCGGGTTGAGGAACCACCCGGTGGCGTTCGTGTTGCTAACGAGTCTGGCGTTCTTTGGATGGGGAGAGATTTTTTCGTTGTTTCCCGCGACATTGACGGACACGTTTGGACCCAGATATGCAACCCAAAACTACGGGTTTTTGTACATTGCGCAAGGGATCGGTTCGTTACTGGGAGGTCCTTTTTCCGCTTACCTCCGCGAGGTGACCGGGAGTTGGACACCGGTCTTTTTACTCGTGGCTTCATTGGACCTCCTGACCGCATTCCTCGCCTTCGTCGTGCTGCGTCCTGCGAGGGCACGCTGGGCGCAGCGGACAACCGGATCCAGGTCTCTCCCGGTGCGCATGGAAGGGGTGGAAGGTTGA
- a CDS encoding GNAT family N-acetyltransferase, which translates to MYRQEWYVFDGATPRRARIRNYTEADFDGLIDIQRECFPPPFPSELWWNETQLREHVTRFPEGALCVEVEGELAGSMTTMMVRFDPAAPRHTWAEMTDEGYIRTHRPDGDTLYVVDISVRPRYRRLGLGKWLMQSMYHLVVHKRLIRLLGGGRMPGYHRVADRMCPEAYVDAVVRGDLQDPVLTFLLRCGRTPVAVVPGYLEDEESRNHAVLMEWKNPFLA; encoded by the coding sequence ATGTACCGCCAGGAATGGTACGTGTTTGATGGCGCCACGCCGCGCCGCGCCCGCATCCGCAACTACACGGAGGCGGATTTCGACGGGCTCATCGACATCCAGCGCGAGTGCTTTCCGCCCCCGTTCCCTTCCGAGCTTTGGTGGAACGAGACACAGTTGAGGGAGCATGTGACGCGTTTCCCCGAGGGGGCCCTGTGCGTTGAGGTGGAGGGAGAGCTGGCAGGATCGATGACGACGATGATGGTGCGGTTCGATCCCGCCGCTCCCCGCCACACCTGGGCGGAGATGACGGACGAGGGATACATCCGCACGCACCGGCCGGACGGCGACACCCTGTACGTGGTCGACATCAGCGTACGGCCACGCTACCGCCGGCTCGGCCTCGGTAAGTGGTTGATGCAGTCCATGTATCACCTGGTGGTGCATAAGCGCCTCATCCGGTTGTTGGGCGGGGGCCGCATGCCGGGCTACCACCGAGTGGCCGACCGGATGTGTCCCGAGGCGTACGTGGATGCGGTGGTCCGGGGAGATCTTCAGGACCCGGTTTTGACGTTCCTACTGCGCTGCGGACGCACGCCGGTGGCGGTGGTGCCAGGCTACCTGGAGGATGAGGAATCCCGCAACCACGCCGTGTTGATGGAATGGAAAAACCCGTTCCTTGCGTGA
- a CDS encoding GNAT family N-acetyltransferase, with protein sequence MELHRVTRIDDPRFADLYALLQRVFPPEEVLAFDEWAEPLADEGLRVVVAVEDGQVVGATEYRYYPDLEVGMIDFTIITEPGRSVGRLLWRHRLRDMEAWAAESGRRLIGLFAEVYDPQRISQHDFGGLTVMHPVVRREVLSHLGFRRLDFLYVHPSWQNDGEAVGNLDLCFWPSDEDQSVIDASLVASFLERYYTVLPNKPQSWHRMVADLRALGTVALAGL encoded by the coding sequence ATGGAGCTTCACCGCGTCACCCGCATCGACGATCCGCGCTTTGCCGACCTGTACGCACTCCTGCAACGGGTGTTTCCGCCGGAGGAAGTGCTCGCGTTCGACGAATGGGCGGAGCCGTTGGCAGACGAGGGATTGCGCGTGGTGGTGGCCGTGGAGGATGGCCAGGTCGTGGGCGCGACCGAGTACCGGTATTACCCGGATCTCGAAGTGGGCATGATTGATTTTACCATCATCACCGAGCCCGGGCGGTCGGTGGGGCGTTTGCTGTGGCGCCATCGCCTGCGCGACATGGAGGCGTGGGCGGCGGAAAGCGGCCGGCGGCTGATCGGGTTGTTTGCCGAAGTTTACGATCCGCAGCGCATCTCGCAGCACGATTTCGGCGGACTGACTGTGATGCACCCCGTCGTCCGCCGGGAGGTACTTTCCCACCTCGGATTCCGCCGGCTTGACTTCCTTTACGTGCACCCGTCCTGGCAGAACGACGGGGAAGCGGTCGGAAATCTGGACCTGTGCTTCTGGCCGTCCGACGAAGACCAATCGGTGATCGATGCGTCGCTCGTGGCGTCGTTTCTGGAGCGGTATTACACGGTGCTGCCCAACAAGCCGCAATCGTGGCATCGGATGGTCGCCGACCTGCGGGCGCTCGGGACGGTCGCGCTGGCAGGCTTGTGA
- a CDS encoding carbon-nitrogen hydrolase family protein, which translates to MRVSAVQHHLHTISHFDDFARQVTHYVKAAAEFSAQYVLFPELFTTQLMSIGDSKAEALPIEALPSFTPAYLDLFRGLARDHGMYLIGGTHIIERGGRLYNVAHLFTPDGTVHEQPKLHLTPTEVEEWRIHPGDALQVFETEGGRIAILVCYDIEFPELARMARARGADVLFCPSCTDDKHGFYRVRYCSHARAIEDQVYVITTGTVGALPTVDWMRSNVGQAVVVTPNDLPFPPGGVLAEGEVNQDMIITADLDLELLRRHRDRGSVRTWQDRRPNLYGEIR; encoded by the coding sequence ATGCGCGTATCCGCGGTGCAGCACCATCTGCACACCATCTCTCATTTTGACGATTTTGCACGCCAAGTGACCCATTACGTCAAGGCCGCGGCGGAGTTTTCCGCACAGTACGTGCTCTTCCCGGAGCTGTTCACGACGCAGCTGATGTCCATCGGGGACAGTAAGGCAGAGGCCCTGCCCATTGAGGCGCTGCCCTCGTTCACACCCGCCTATCTGGACCTGTTTCGGGGGTTGGCTCGGGATCACGGCATGTATCTCATCGGGGGCACGCACATCATCGAGCGCGGTGGCCGGCTGTACAACGTGGCGCATCTGTTCACACCCGATGGCACCGTCCATGAGCAGCCCAAGCTGCACCTGACGCCGACGGAGGTGGAGGAGTGGCGCATCCATCCGGGGGACGCCCTGCAGGTGTTCGAAACTGAAGGCGGGCGTATCGCCATCCTCGTATGCTATGACATCGAGTTTCCGGAGCTCGCCAGAATGGCGCGGGCGCGCGGTGCAGACGTGCTGTTTTGCCCGAGCTGCACCGACGACAAGCACGGGTTTTACCGAGTGCGTTACTGCAGTCACGCACGGGCCATCGAGGATCAGGTGTACGTCATCACCACCGGCACCGTGGGTGCTCTGCCGACGGTCGATTGGATGCGGTCCAACGTGGGCCAGGCGGTCGTCGTCACGCCGAACGATTTGCCGTTCCCACCGGGGGGCGTCCTGGCGGAGGGCGAGGTGAACCAGGACATGATCATCACCGCCGATCTCGACCTGGAACTTCTGCGCCGCCATCGCGATCGCGGTTCCGTGCGCACGTGGCAGGATCGCCGGCCAAACCTGTATGGGGAGATTCGTTGA
- a CDS encoding winged helix-turn-helix transcriptional regulator: protein MGDAAFREAVETTLSVIGGKWKPMILCHLQDGVLRFGELQRRLGGITAKMLTQQLRELEQDGLVHREVHAQIPPWVEYSLTELGRTTKSVLEAMSAWGRAYRAELSGLHRAE, encoded by the coding sequence ATGGGGGATGCCGCATTTCGGGAAGCGGTGGAGACAACGTTAAGCGTGATCGGCGGGAAGTGGAAACCGATGATTCTTTGCCACCTGCAGGACGGGGTGCTCCGATTTGGCGAGCTGCAGCGCCGCCTCGGCGGAATCACGGCCAAGATGTTGACACAGCAGCTGCGGGAACTGGAACAGGACGGCCTCGTGCACCGTGAGGTGCATGCTCAGATCCCACCGTGGGTGGAGTATTCCCTTACCGAGCTCGGACGCACGACCAAGTCCGTGTTGGAGGCCATGTCGGCCTGGGGCCGCGCGTACCGAGCCGAACTGTCTGGACTCCACCGGGCGGAGTGA
- a CDS encoding RNA polymerase sigma factor, translating to MDGPKTDTWPEELQDVNGFTRFAEAVVPRALRLAARWTGDVQRAEDLVQEALTRTWQTRHRIRASPEAWMLRILWRLFLNERRRTRPTDLRWDVDADAAAEGIPQERALDRMWIGELLAALPERDRQLLAMRYGEDLTVQQIAAITGMREGTVKARLSRALRRLREADELAGGHRGARRWECGETDGG from the coding sequence GTGGATGGTCCCAAGACAGACACATGGCCGGAAGAACTTCAGGATGTGAATGGGTTTACCCGCTTCGCGGAGGCGGTCGTGCCGCGGGCGCTGCGGCTGGCGGCCCGATGGACGGGCGACGTGCAGCGGGCGGAGGACCTGGTGCAGGAGGCGCTGACCCGCACATGGCAAACGCGCCACCGTATCCGGGCCTCTCCGGAGGCGTGGATGCTCCGGATCTTGTGGCGGTTGTTCTTGAATGAGCGGCGCCGAACCAGGCCAACTGACCTCCGTTGGGATGTGGATGCCGATGCGGCCGCGGAGGGTATCCCGCAGGAGCGTGCGCTGGATCGCATGTGGATCGGAGAGCTTCTGGCCGCGCTTCCGGAGCGGGATCGACAGTTGTTGGCCATGCGATACGGCGAGGATCTCACGGTGCAGCAAATCGCGGCCATCACGGGGATGCGCGAAGGGACGGTGAAGGCGCGCCTGAGCCGTGCGTTGCGGCGGCTGCGTGAGGCGGACGAGTTGGCCGGAGGGCATCGCGGTGCCCGGAGATGGGAATGCGGCGAGACGGACGGAGGATGA
- the ggt gene encoding gamma-glutamyltransferase yields the protein MQGFRSVLAPRGMVTSPHWLATSSGLSVLRDGGNAVEAALAAATVLAVVYPHMNGVGGDSFWLFYDANTGDVDALIAAGTAGRQCNFQTLRSAGVEDAIPRRGPLSVVTVPGAVDGWCEAYRYSKERLGGRKPFSSLFRDAIYYAEHGFPVSPSHAVWLRKAIGRASVVSGGLERFAGFRKTFLKPDGSPYGRGERFVQVELANTLSQIATGGREAFYEGWVAKEICRELERLGGLLEEEDFAHYRCEWTKPLTTRFRDWTVLNVPPPSQGILSLALLNILECFPVNDISDGSADYYHLMIEATKCVFADRDLVADPNFAEVPLNALLSKTRAAEYAKRIDIDTAATVSKSAMVEGDTVWLGVVDERGNAVSMIQSLYFDFGSGVVAGNTGVLLQNRGCSFVLSPGHPNGIAPGKRPFHTLNPAMVLHGDGALEMVYGTMGGDGQPQTQAALVTRILDMGMDIQTAIDAPRWLYGRTWGEQSTHVYLESRIPVHVVEELVRRGHDVVMVDPWDDRMGHAQAIWIDPRSGVRHGGADPRGDGMAAGF from the coding sequence ATGCAAGGCTTTCGCAGTGTTCTCGCGCCGCGCGGAATGGTTACGTCTCCCCACTGGTTGGCGACGTCATCGGGGTTGTCCGTGTTGCGCGACGGAGGCAATGCGGTTGAGGCCGCCTTGGCGGCCGCCACAGTATTGGCCGTGGTGTATCCGCACATGAACGGTGTGGGGGGAGACAGCTTTTGGCTTTTCTATGACGCGAACACCGGTGATGTGGACGCTCTGATTGCAGCGGGCACAGCCGGCCGCCAGTGCAATTTCCAGACGTTGCGGAGCGCGGGTGTGGAAGACGCCATTCCCAGGCGGGGTCCGCTGTCGGTCGTGACGGTGCCGGGGGCCGTGGATGGGTGGTGCGAGGCATACAGGTACTCCAAGGAAAGGTTGGGTGGCCGGAAGCCATTCTCTTCGCTGTTTCGTGACGCCATCTACTATGCCGAGCACGGTTTTCCAGTGTCGCCAAGCCATGCAGTGTGGTTGCGTAAGGCCATCGGCAGGGCGTCAGTGGTGTCTGGGGGTCTGGAACGTTTTGCTGGATTCCGAAAAACATTCTTGAAGCCCGATGGTTCTCCTTATGGCCGGGGCGAACGCTTTGTGCAGGTCGAACTCGCGAATACGTTGTCGCAGATTGCAACGGGCGGCCGAGAGGCGTTCTACGAGGGGTGGGTTGCAAAGGAGATTTGTAGAGAATTAGAGCGTTTGGGCGGTCTCCTGGAGGAAGAGGACTTTGCTCACTACCGGTGCGAGTGGACAAAACCGTTGACCACCCGTTTCAGGGACTGGACCGTTCTGAACGTCCCGCCTCCGAGTCAAGGGATCCTTTCCTTGGCGCTATTGAACATACTGGAATGTTTTCCTGTTAACGATATATCCGATGGCTCTGCCGACTATTATCACTTGATGATTGAGGCCACCAAGTGTGTGTTTGCCGACAGGGACCTGGTGGCCGATCCGAATTTTGCAGAAGTTCCCTTGAACGCCCTGCTCTCCAAGACCCGCGCGGCGGAGTATGCGAAGCGGATCGACATCGACACGGCCGCAACTGTGAGCAAATCAGCGATGGTGGAAGGGGACACCGTATGGCTGGGTGTGGTCGATGAACGGGGGAACGCCGTGTCCATGATACAAAGTTTGTATTTCGATTTTGGTTCTGGGGTCGTAGCGGGGAATACGGGTGTACTGCTTCAGAACAGAGGTTGCTCTTTCGTCCTGAGTCCGGGACACCCCAACGGGATTGCACCTGGAAAGCGCCCTTTCCACACGTTGAATCCTGCCATGGTTCTTCATGGGGATGGTGCATTGGAGATGGTGTACGGAACCATGGGGGGAGACGGACAACCTCAGACACAAGCGGCTCTGGTCACGCGGATCCTGGACATGGGCATGGATATTCAAACGGCGATTGATGCACCACGTTGGCTCTATGGGCGCACATGGGGGGAACAGAGCACCCACGTGTATCTGGAGTCAAGAATTCCCGTGCATGTTGTCGAAGAGTTGGTCCGTAGGGGTCACGACGTGGTGATGGTGGACCCGTGGGATGATCGCATGGGCCATGCCCAAGCCATCTGGATTGACCCGCGCTCTGGAGTCCGTCATGGGGGGGCAGATCCCCGTGGTGACGGCATGGCGGCAGGGTTCTGA